In a genomic window of Pseudomonas oryzihabitans:
- the tauA gene encoding taurine ABC transporter substrate-binding protein, with protein sequence MSSLIKSLVLAIGAVAFAGQAFAADLVIGYQTGVDPSKVAQADGLYEKAIGQKIDWRRFNSGPEVVAALASGDVQIGNLGSSPLAAATSRKLPLVTFIVSAQIDSAEALVVRNGSGIDKPEQLVGKTIATPFVSTSHYSLLGALKHWGVDPTKVKIVNLNPTEIAAAWRRGDIDGAFVWSPALGEIKKNGKVLADAAQVGAWGAPTFEVWVARKDFAEKHPEIVSQFAKVTLDAFADYQAHGKEWGPDSEQAKKIARLTGADAADIPELLAGSRYPDAQAQLGPDLLGGGTAKAIARTAEFLKEQKRIPTVPADYSPYVSAEYVRKAQ encoded by the coding sequence ATGAGTTCTCTGATCAAGTCCCTAGTATTGGCTATCGGCGCGGTGGCATTCGCTGGTCAGGCGTTCGCCGCCGACCTGGTGATCGGCTACCAGACCGGTGTCGATCCGTCCAAGGTCGCCCAGGCCGACGGCCTCTACGAAAAGGCCATTGGCCAGAAGATCGATTGGCGCCGCTTCAACAGTGGTCCCGAGGTCGTTGCGGCCTTGGCGTCGGGCGATGTCCAGATCGGCAACCTCGGCTCCAGCCCCTTGGCCGCCGCTACCTCGCGCAAGTTGCCACTGGTGACGTTCATCGTCTCGGCGCAGATCGACTCCGCCGAAGCGCTGGTGGTGCGTAACGGCAGCGGTATCGACAAGCCCGAGCAATTGGTGGGCAAGACCATCGCCACGCCTTTCGTTTCCACCTCGCACTACAGCCTGCTGGGTGCGCTCAAGCACTGGGGCGTCGATCCAACCAAGGTCAAGATCGTCAATCTCAATCCCACCGAAATCGCGGCCGCCTGGCGCCGGGGCGACATCGATGGCGCCTTCGTCTGGTCGCCGGCCCTGGGTGAGATCAAGAAGAACGGCAAGGTACTGGCCGATGCCGCCCAGGTGGGCGCCTGGGGCGCGCCGACCTTCGAAGTCTGGGTCGCGCGCAAGGATTTCGCCGAGAAGCATCCCGAGATCGTCAGCCAGTTCGCCAAGGTCACCCTGGATGCCTTCGCCGACTACCAGGCCCATGGCAAGGAGTGGGGGCCCGATTCGGAACAGGCGAAGAAGATCGCCCGCCTCACCGGTGCGGACGCCGCCGACATCCCCGAACTGCTGGCCGGCTCGCGCTATCCGGATGCCCAGGCCCAGCTCGGCCCGGACCTGCTCGGCGGTGGCACCGCCAAGGCGATTGCCCGCACCGCCGAATTCCTCAAGGAACAGAAACGCATTCCCACGGTGCCCGCTGACTACTCGCCCTATGTAAGCGCCGAGTACGTCCGCAAGGCCCAGTGA
- a CDS encoding taurine ABC transporter ATP-binding protein translates to MSRLSLEQASLGFARRGRIQPILQNLDLAVEKGAAVVVLGPSGCGKSSLLNVLAGFQPLDGGRVHLDGRTLEGPGGERGVVFQDDALMPWLNALDNVALGLRLRGLPRSERERRAQEMLELVGLAQHGEHAIGELSGGQRQRLGLARALAVDPDFLLLDEPFGALDALTRERMQLLLLEVWKRTGKGLFLITHSVDEALFLATDLLVLDGPPARIVRRLEVPFARRYLAGDSVRAIKADPRFAELRQELLDLFLQETPDHVL, encoded by the coding sequence ATGAGTCGACTTAGCCTGGAACAGGCCAGTCTCGGTTTTGCCCGCCGTGGCCGTATCCAGCCGATACTGCAGAATCTCGATCTCGCGGTGGAGAAGGGCGCCGCGGTGGTGGTGCTGGGGCCTTCCGGCTGCGGCAAGTCCAGCCTGCTCAATGTGCTGGCGGGTTTCCAGCCGCTCGACGGCGGACGGGTACACCTCGACGGTCGCACCCTGGAAGGGCCCGGTGGTGAGCGCGGCGTGGTATTCCAGGATGACGCCCTGATGCCCTGGCTCAATGCCCTGGACAATGTCGCGCTCGGCCTGCGCCTGCGTGGATTGCCGCGTAGCGAGCGTGAGCGCCGGGCGCAGGAGATGCTGGAACTGGTGGGCCTGGCCCAGCACGGTGAGCACGCCATTGGCGAGTTGTCCGGTGGCCAGCGTCAGCGCCTGGGGTTGGCGCGAGCCTTGGCGGTGGATCCGGATTTCCTGCTGCTCGACGAACCCTTCGGCGCCCTCGATGCCCTGACCCGGGAGCGCATGCAGCTCCTGCTGCTGGAGGTATGGAAGCGCACGGGCAAGGGCCTGTTCCTCATCACCCACAGCGTCGACGAAGCCCTGTTCCTGGCCACCGATCTGCTGGTGTTGGACGGTCCTCCAGCGCGCATCGTGCGGCGGCTCGAGGTTCCGTTCGCCCGTCGCTATCTGGCGGGCGACTCCGTCCGCGCGATCAAGGCCGATCCCCGTTTCGCCGAGCTGCGCCAAGAGCTGCTCGACCTCTTTCTGCAGGAGACGCCCGACCATGTCCTCTGA
- the tauC gene encoding taurine ABC transporter permease TauC yields MSSETLATPVREARERRVLRLDRRRVAALGTLTGVVTLWWTATHLGWVDTLFLPSPEQLLVALQGLLADGYLDASLWQHLSTSLLRVLAALLAALLTAVPLGIAMGLNPTLNAALDPLVEFYRPIPPLAYLPLMVIWFGIGELSKVLLIYLALFAPLLIATVGGVRRVDRARVQAVRCLGASKVQVVRHVILPSALPDILTGLRIALGVGWSTLVAAELIAANRGLGFMVQSAAQFMATDVVVVGILLIASIALSIELGLRALQRRYAGWN; encoded by the coding sequence ATGTCCTCTGAAACCCTTGCCACCCCAGTTCGCGAAGCCCGTGAAAGACGGGTGCTGCGCCTGGATCGCCGCCGCGTCGCCGCCCTGGGTACCTTGACCGGCGTGGTAACGCTCTGGTGGACCGCGACTCACCTGGGCTGGGTCGACACCCTGTTCCTGCCATCACCCGAGCAGTTACTGGTCGCCCTGCAGGGCCTCCTCGCGGACGGTTACCTGGATGCCAGTCTCTGGCAGCACCTGAGCACCAGCCTGTTGCGGGTGCTCGCGGCCTTGCTGGCGGCGTTGCTCACCGCGGTCCCCTTGGGCATCGCCATGGGGCTCAACCCCACGCTGAACGCCGCCCTGGACCCTCTGGTGGAGTTCTATCGACCGATCCCACCGTTGGCGTACCTGCCGCTGATGGTGATCTGGTTCGGCATCGGTGAGCTGTCCAAGGTGCTGCTGATCTATCTGGCGCTGTTCGCGCCGCTGTTGATCGCCACTGTGGGCGGCGTACGCCGTGTCGATCGCGCGCGGGTCCAGGCGGTACGTTGCCTGGGCGCGTCGAAGGTGCAGGTGGTGCGCCACGTCATCCTGCCCAGCGCCTTGCCCGACATCCTCACCGGCCTGCGCATCGCCCTAGGCGTGGGCTGGTCGACGCTGGTGGCGGCCGAGCTGATCGCCGCCAATCGAGGCCTGGGCTTCATGGTGCAATCGGCGGCCCAGTTCATGGCCACCGATGTGGTGGTGGTGGGCATCCTGCTGATCGCCAGCATCGCCCTGTCCATCGAACTCGGCCTGCGCGCCCTGCAGCGGCGCTATGCCGGCTGGAATTGA
- the tauD gene encoding taurine dioxygenase, with protein sequence MTITFERLSPALGARVHGLDLREPLDASRQAALHQGLLEHQVLFLRDQLLTPRQQRDVAARFGDLHIHPIYPKHPAQAEILVLDTELNDLRDNALWHTDVTFIQTPPLGSLLSARQVPAYGGDTLWASNSAAYAALSAPLRELLDGLTAWHDLSKSFPLERFGHTAEGLERFNAARAANPPVRHPVVRVHPETGVKGLFVSAGFTTRIVELEEAESDALLQLLFAHAARPEFQVRWQWQAGDLAFWDNRITQHYACDDYRPQRRIMHRATILGDRPRGPREAV encoded by the coding sequence ATGACCATTACCTTCGAACGTCTGAGCCCCGCGCTAGGTGCCCGGGTCCATGGCCTGGATCTGCGTGAACCCTTGGATGCCAGCCGCCAGGCCGCCTTGCACCAGGGGCTGCTGGAGCACCAGGTCCTCTTCTTGCGCGACCAGTTGCTCACGCCACGTCAGCAGCGTGATGTGGCAGCGCGGTTCGGTGACCTGCACATCCACCCCATCTATCCCAAACATCCCGCACAGGCGGAGATCCTGGTGCTGGACACCGAACTCAACGACCTGCGGGATAACGCGCTCTGGCACACCGATGTCACCTTCATCCAGACGCCGCCGCTGGGTTCGCTGCTCAGCGCGCGTCAGGTGCCCGCTTATGGCGGTGACACCCTCTGGGCGAGTAATTCGGCGGCCTACGCGGCGCTGTCCGCACCGTTGCGCGAACTGCTCGACGGCCTGACGGCCTGGCACGACCTGAGCAAATCCTTTCCGCTCGAACGCTTCGGGCACACCGCGGAAGGGCTGGAGCGTTTCAATGCGGCGCGGGCAGCCAATCCACCGGTGCGCCATCCGGTGGTGCGGGTACACCCGGAAACCGGGGTGAAGGGCCTGTTCGTCAGCGCGGGCTTCACCACGCGTATCGTCGAGCTGGAAGAGGCCGAGAGCGACGCCTTGTTGCAGCTGCTGTTCGCCCATGCCGCGCGGCCGGAGTTCCAGGTGCGCTGGCAGTGGCAGGCCGGGGATCTGGCCTTCTGGGACAACCGCATCACCCAGCACTACGCCTGTGACGACTATCGACCCCAGCGCCGGATCATGCATCGGGCGACCATCCTCGGCGATCGACCACGCGGACCCCGCGAAGCGGTTTGA